The following coding sequences lie in one Gemmatimonadota bacterium genomic window:
- a CDS encoding DUF1801 domain-containing protein, producing the protein MATKRAKTIAEYIAAAPTVRRPHLKQIYKILKSVAPDAEEAIKWGNPFFIEPRFLFAFSAHKAHVSLAPSAKALKAFAKELEKYQTTDNFLKLPYDEPVPEKLVRKLAEFQVKALRARKDENFW; encoded by the coding sequence GTGGCAACCAAGCGCGCGAAGACCATCGCGGAATACATCGCCGCGGCGCCGACGGTGCGGCGGCCGCACCTGAAGCAGATCTACAAGATCCTCAAGAGTGTGGCCCCCGACGCCGAGGAGGCGATCAAATGGGGCAACCCCTTCTTCATCGAGCCGCGCTTCCTCTTCGCCTTTTCGGCGCACAAGGCGCACGTCTCGCTGGCGCCATCGGCCAAGGCGCTGAAGGCGTTCGCGAAGGAGCTGGAGAAGTATCAGACCACCGACAACTTCCTGAAGCTGCCGTATGATGAGCCGGTGCCGGAGAAGCTGGTGCGGAAGCTGGCCGAGTTCCAGGTGAAGGCGTTAAGGGCACGGAAGGATGAGAATTTCTGGTGA
- a CDS encoding metalloregulator ArsR/SmtB family transcription factor, which produces MRSAPALEGKVFLALADPSRRAIFESLTRGEAAVKDLTARFDISQPAVSQHLAALKDAGLVHGRREGRNVFYRVEPKGMKPLIDWIAHYRAFWTEHVDRLEQLLETMDP; this is translated from the coding sequence ATGCGCTCCGCCCCTGCCCTCGAAGGAAAAGTCTTCCTCGCCCTCGCTGACCCCTCTCGGCGGGCGATTTTCGAATCGCTCACCCGCGGCGAGGCGGCCGTGAAGGATCTCACTGCCCGCTTCGACATCTCGCAGCCTGCGGTCTCGCAACATCTCGCCGCCCTGAAGGACGCCGGTCTGGTGCACGGTCGCCGCGAGGGCCGCAACGTCTTCTATCGCGTCGAACCGAAAGGGATGAAGCCACTCATCGACTGGATCGCCCACTACCGCGCCTTCTGGACCGAACACGTCGACCGCCTCGAACAATTGCTGGAGACCATGGACCCATGA
- a CDS encoding SRPBCC domain-containing protein: MNFADTTAAAQTDAISFEFDLAHPPEKVWRALTDPALLEQWLLPVFDMQLAPGTAFSFKTQPYPGWDGTVACRMLEVDPPRKLSYAWVVGEMLDTVVTFTLTSTPSGSHLTLVQSGFKPDQKQNFGGARYGWKMMGGKLVDLLGRI; encoded by the coding sequence ATGAACTTCGCCGACACCACCGCCGCCGCGCAGACCGATGCCATCTCGTTCGAGTTCGATCTCGCACACCCGCCCGAGAAGGTCTGGCGTGCCCTGACCGACCCCGCCCTGCTCGAGCAATGGCTGCTGCCGGTGTTCGACATGCAGCTTGCACCGGGCACCGCGTTCTCGTTCAAGACGCAGCCCTATCCGGGATGGGACGGCACCGTGGCGTGCCGCATGCTGGAAGTCGATCCGCCCCGCAAGCTGAGCTACGCCTGGGTCGTCGGCGAAATGCTCGACACCGTGGTGACCTTCACGCTCACCTCCACACCGTCGGGCTCGCACCTCACCCTGGTCCAGTCCGGCTTCAAGCCCGACCAGAAGCAGAACTTCGGTGGCGCGCGCTATGGCTGGAAGATGATGGGTGGCAAACTCGTTGACCTGCTCGGGAGGATCTGA
- a CDS encoding DUF1801 domain-containing protein, which translates to MPKSAATPADWRVDALDRMRALIVEADAQMIEERKWKKASNKMAGVPVWSHDGIVCTGETYKTYIKLTFAKGAALPDPSGLFNASLDGGTRRAIDIHEGNEVNARAFKALIKAAVALNRKPAK; encoded by the coding sequence ATGCCGAAGAGTGCAGCCACACCAGCGGACTGGCGCGTCGACGCGCTCGACCGGATGCGCGCGCTCATCGTCGAGGCCGACGCCCAGATGATCGAGGAACGGAAATGGAAGAAGGCGTCGAACAAGATGGCGGGCGTGCCGGTCTGGTCGCACGACGGCATCGTCTGCACCGGCGAGACCTACAAGACGTACATCAAGCTGACCTTCGCGAAGGGCGCGGCACTCCCCGACCCCTCGGGGCTCTTCAACGCCTCGCTCGATGGCGGCACCCGCCGCGCCATCGACATCCACGAAGGCAACGAGGTCAACGCGCGCGCGTTCAAGGCGCTGATCAAGGCGGCGGTGGCGCTCAACCGCAAGCCCGCGAAGTAG
- a CDS encoding DUF4160 domain-containing protein: MGKLRRGGFIFVTWKGDDPPRHVHVYRDGTLVVKWDLDNRVAMKGRVTDRILRLIAELEREGEL; the protein is encoded by the coding sequence ATGGGCAAGCTTCGACGGGGCGGCTTCATCTTCGTCACGTGGAAGGGCGATGACCCGCCGCGGCACGTTCACGTATACCGGGATGGGACGCTTGTCGTGAAGTGGGATCTCGACAATCGGGTGGCGATGAAGGGCCGGGTCACGGATCGGATTCTCCGTCTTATTGCGGAACTAGAGCGGGAGGGCGAGCTGTGA
- a CDS encoding GNAT family N-acetyltransferase — MSNVPIHVHGGDAPALHALLDQRINEFNAAATGYHDAESFSAAHQDSHGAVLAGVYGYTWGGCAYVSHLWVAQSMRGQGIGSALLAAAESHARTRECRVIFLATHSFQGPEFYARLGYSNQGVLEDHPVGHRSILLEKRLLA, encoded by the coding sequence GTGAGCAACGTGCCGATTCATGTGCACGGGGGTGATGCGCCGGCACTCCATGCATTACTCGACCAGCGCATCAATGAATTCAATGCGGCCGCGACCGGTTACCACGATGCGGAATCGTTCTCTGCGGCGCATCAGGACTCGCATGGTGCTGTGCTCGCGGGCGTCTATGGCTACACCTGGGGCGGTTGCGCCTATGTCTCGCATCTCTGGGTGGCCCAGTCGATGCGAGGGCAGGGTATCGGGTCGGCGCTACTCGCAGCGGCAGAGTCGCACGCGAGAACACGCGAATGCCGAGTGATCTTCCTCGCCACGCACTCCTTTCAGGGCCCGGAATTCTACGCGCGGCTGGGGTATTCGAACCAAGGGGTCCTCGAGGACCATCCGGTGGGTCATCGCAGCATTCTGCTGGAGAAGCGGCTGCTGGCCTGA